In a genomic window of Paramicrobacterium chengjingii:
- a CDS encoding YbjQ family protein — protein sequence MIIVTSNDIPGYRIEAVFGEVMGLTVRARDIGSQFTAGFRSLGGGELPEMTRMLYESRSEVMNRMVTEAQQRQANAIVAMRFDSSELGTTWTEVCAYGTAVYAVPLGPGEEGATPQSEWVVTNEKTTGGSPSHGERSPASPAQNPQQDHEQMPAPQQPHYPQS from the coding sequence ATGATCATCGTGACGAGCAACGACATTCCTGGGTACCGCATCGAGGCGGTATTCGGAGAAGTCATGGGACTGACCGTGCGCGCCCGCGATATCGGTTCGCAATTCACGGCGGGCTTTCGCTCGCTTGGCGGAGGCGAGCTGCCTGAAATGACACGGATGCTGTACGAGAGCCGCTCCGAGGTGATGAACCGCATGGTCACCGAAGCTCAGCAGCGCCAGGCAAACGCGATTGTCGCCATGCGCTTCGATTCGTCAGAGCTCGGCACAACCTGGACGGAGGTCTGCGCCTACGGAACCGCCGTCTACGCTGTTCCACTCGGGCCGGGGGAAGAGGGGGCAACGCCGCAGTCGGAGTGGGTCGTCACCAACGAGAAGACGACGGGCGGCTCACCGTCTCACGGGGAGCGGTCTCCGGCATCGCCGGCACAGAACCCGCAGCAAGACCACGAGCAGATGCCTGCTCCGCAACAGCCGCACTATCCCCAGTCCTAG
- a CDS encoding FMN-binding glutamate synthase family protein translates to MTKTSRALGTIAALGAGAVAALASYDLSQRKHSVLRNYPVIGHMRYLLEGIRPELQQYFIERNWDGRPYDRDIRSIIYERAKGTHGEQAFGTERDVNADGHEWLVHSSAPANQPDDTPRVTIGGPDCTKPYSMALLNVSAMSFGALSANAVRAMNRGAHDGGFAQDTGEGGLSSYHLENGGDLIWEIGTGYFGTRTKDGRFDPKQFAEKASDERVRCVSLKLSQGAKPGIGGVLPAPKVSPEIASVRGVPVHEKCVSPARHQEFDTPAGLMRFIAQMRELCGGKPVGIKLCVGSRIEVLALCKAMIEVGTAPDFIIVDGSEGGTGAAPLEYEDHVGMPLTQGLMIVHNALVGTGLRSTIRLGASGKIAAGNDIVKRLIQGADFTNAARAMMMAVGCIQAQRCHTDKCPVGVTTQNPRRARALDVDSKSTRVTNYQAATVAEAVRLMASMGVSDPSQLTPRMLRRNIDVHESQSYAELYDWLRPDELLDSAPESWAADWNRASADVFPTP, encoded by the coding sequence ATGACGAAGACGTCGCGGGCACTGGGTACCATTGCTGCCCTGGGCGCGGGTGCTGTTGCAGCGCTCGCCTCATACGACCTGAGCCAGCGCAAGCACTCTGTTCTGCGCAACTACCCGGTCATCGGGCACATGCGCTACCTGCTTGAAGGCATCAGGCCCGAGTTGCAGCAGTACTTCATCGAACGCAACTGGGACGGACGGCCGTACGACCGTGACATTCGATCGATCATCTATGAGCGCGCCAAGGGAACCCACGGCGAGCAGGCCTTCGGCACCGAGCGCGACGTCAATGCGGACGGGCATGAATGGCTCGTTCACTCCAGCGCCCCGGCGAACCAGCCCGACGACACTCCGCGTGTGACCATCGGCGGGCCCGACTGCACGAAGCCGTACTCAATGGCGCTCCTCAATGTCTCGGCGATGAGCTTTGGCGCATTGTCGGCGAACGCCGTGCGCGCGATGAATCGTGGCGCACACGACGGCGGTTTCGCTCAAGATACCGGCGAGGGTGGCCTGTCGAGTTACCACCTCGAGAACGGCGGCGATCTCATTTGGGAGATTGGCACCGGCTACTTCGGAACCCGCACGAAGGATGGTCGCTTCGACCCGAAGCAGTTCGCTGAAAAGGCGTCAGACGAGCGTGTGCGGTGCGTCTCCCTCAAGCTCAGCCAGGGGGCGAAGCCCGGTATTGGCGGTGTGCTCCCCGCCCCGAAGGTCTCACCAGAGATCGCAAGCGTTCGCGGTGTTCCCGTGCATGAGAAGTGCGTGAGTCCTGCGCGGCACCAAGAATTCGACACGCCGGCCGGACTGATGAGGTTTATCGCGCAGATGCGCGAACTCTGCGGCGGCAAACCCGTGGGCATCAAGCTCTGCGTCGGTTCCCGCATCGAGGTGCTCGCACTGTGCAAGGCGATGATCGAGGTGGGAACGGCACCCGACTTCATCATCGTCGACGGTTCAGAGGGCGGAACCGGTGCCGCACCGCTCGAGTACGAAGACCATGTGGGAATGCCCCTTACGCAGGGCCTGATGATCGTGCACAACGCTCTCGTCGGCACCGGTTTGCGCAGCACTATCCGTCTCGGTGCAAGCGGCAAGATCGCTGCAGGCAATGACATCGTCAAGCGGCTCATTCAGGGCGCCGACTTCACGAACGCTGCCAGAGCGATGATGATGGCGGTTGGATGCATTCAGGCACAGCGCTGCCACACCGACAAGTGTCCGGTCGGCGTCACCACTCAGAACCCCCGCCGGGCTCGTGCACTCGACGTCGACAGCAAGAGCACGCGGGTCACCAACTACCAGGCGGCTACCGTCGCGGAGGCCGTTCGCCTGATGGCATCCATGGGAGTAAGCGACCCATCGCAACTGACTCCACGGATGCTGCGTCGCAACATCGACGTGCACGAGAGCCAGTCGTATGCCGAGCTGTACGACTG
- a CDS encoding 3-methyladenine DNA glycosylase yields MTTHTARADQGVLAHDLWVTRELAHQQRADAFTAGWRARKVSGEQHPIDDFLFTYYSYKPSILRRWHPGAGRELADAAHMPRAAWKWYVSGEAHGSLRVDAAAYLRAKRAGVDAIRRVLERTAARPGQFSCFGLHEWAMVYRQGEHRHEVPLRLGQKGTDVVVDTHSIQCSHFDAYRFFTPEAAPLNRLRPTREAQSQLEQPGCLHAGMDVYKWAIKLGPLVPGEVLLDAFELARDIRWLDMAASPYDVSAWGAEPIAIETSEGKAEYVRQQRVFAERSNELRQRVIKALDAAEHTAEAASA; encoded by the coding sequence GTGACCACTCATACAGCGCGTGCAGACCAGGGAGTGCTCGCGCACGACCTGTGGGTGACGCGCGAGCTCGCTCACCAGCAGCGAGCAGACGCGTTCACAGCCGGGTGGCGTGCGCGCAAGGTGAGCGGCGAGCAGCATCCGATCGACGATTTTCTCTTCACCTACTACTCCTACAAGCCGAGCATCCTGAGACGTTGGCACCCTGGAGCGGGCAGAGAACTGGCGGATGCCGCGCATATGCCGCGCGCCGCATGGAAGTGGTACGTGTCGGGTGAGGCGCACGGTTCGCTGCGTGTGGATGCCGCCGCATATCTGCGGGCGAAGCGCGCGGGTGTCGATGCGATCCGCCGCGTTCTCGAGCGCACCGCGGCTCGCCCCGGCCAGTTCAGTTGCTTCGGGCTGCACGAATGGGCAATGGTGTACCGTCAGGGCGAGCACAGACACGAGGTGCCGCTGCGCCTGGGGCAGAAGGGCACGGATGTCGTCGTCGATACGCACAGCATTCAGTGCAGTCACTTCGACGCGTACCGCTTCTTCACGCCCGAAGCGGCTCCTCTCAATCGATTGCGCCCGACGCGCGAGGCGCAGTCGCAGCTCGAGCAGCCCGGGTGCCTGCACGCGGGCATGGACGTGTACAAGTGGGCGATCAAACTCGGGCCGCTTGTTCCGGGCGAGGTACTGCTCGATGCGTTCGAATTGGCGCGGGACATTCGCTGGCTCGACATGGCGGCGTCGCCCTACGACGTGAGTGCCTGGGGCGCCGAGCCCATTGCGATCGAGACCTCTGAAGGCAAGGCGGAGTACGTGCGACAGCAGAGGGTGTTCGCCGAGCGATCGAACGAGCTTCGCCAACGGGTGATCAAGGCATTGGATGCTGCGGAGCACACTGCCGAGGCGGCATCCGCATAA